One Cyanobacteriota bacterium genomic window, TAGGGGCGGGTCTTGGCTCAGCCGACGCACAGTAGCTTGGATTACCTGTTGGGCATTGGCCGCATTGCGATGCAGGTTATCAATAACCATCTCGACTGTGACACTATCGTGGTTAGGGTGCCAGCAATCGTAGTCTGTGACCAATGCTAAGGTTGCATAGGCAATCTCCGCTTCACGTGCCAACTTGGCCTCTTGTAGGTTAGTCATACCAATGATATCAGCTCCCCAACTGCGATACAGGTGTGACTCAGCCCTAGTCGAAAAAGCAGGGCCTTCCATGCAGATGTAGGTTCCACCTTGATGCAGAGTAACGTCAGGGAGATTAAGGCTTGTGACTGTCTCGGCTAATACTTTAGCTAGGTCAAGGCAAATGGGATCGCCAAAGGCAATGTGAGCCACCAGTCCATCACCAAAAAAGGTAGAAGCACGAGCATAGGTACGATCGATAAACTGATGGGGAATCACCATATCCAAGGGTTTAATCTCTGCTTTCAGGGAACCAACTGCCGATGCAGAAAGCAGATATTCCACCCCCAAGCA contains:
- a CDS encoding S-methyl-5'-thioadenosine phosphorylase: MTTARIGIIGGSGLYRMDALKNVQEIEMETPFGRPSDVLVVGTLEGETVVFLARHGRHHHLLPSEIPFRANIYALKCLGVEYLLSASAVGSLKAEIKPLDMVIPHQFIDRTYARASTFFGDGLVAHIAFGDPICLDLAKVLAETVTSLNLPDVTLHQGGTYICMEGPAFSTRAESHLYRSWGADIIGMTNLQEAKLAREAEIAYATLALVTDYDCWHPNHDSVTVEMVIDNLHRNAANAQQVIQATVRRLSQDPPLSSAHSALKHAILTPLEQVPTATLEKLAPLLKKYR